A single Vicinamibacteria bacterium DNA region contains:
- a CDS encoding class I SAM-dependent methyltransferase: MFDLGTIRHLKDRGIAQGWRCLELGGGGSIATWLSARVGPTGGVLVANGDPGRFEALRLPNLEVRRHDLARDPLPEATFDLVHARLVLLRVPEREAVLARLVAALKPGGWLVDEEFETSLAPDPSLAPGEALPKTYLAMARVMDGQGVDRSFGRRLFGLLRAHGLETVGAEGQASMWSCHSPGAPVLRAIFEHLRGEIVSGGHVTKEEFDRDVAHFSDHGFFMPSPLLWTAWGRRA; the protein is encoded by the coding sequence GTGTTCGACCTCGGAACGATTCGCCACCTGAAGGATCGAGGAATAGCCCAGGGCTGGCGATGCCTCGAGCTCGGCGGCGGCGGCTCGATTGCCACTTGGCTCTCGGCCCGGGTGGGCCCCACCGGGGGCGTCCTCGTTGCGAACGGCGACCCCGGGCGGTTCGAAGCGCTGCGCCTCCCCAATCTGGAGGTGAGGCGCCACGACCTCGCGAGGGATCCCCTCCCCGAGGCGACTTTCGACCTCGTGCACGCCCGTCTCGTCCTGCTGCGGGTCCCCGAGCGCGAGGCCGTGCTTGCCCGCCTCGTCGCGGCTCTCAAGCCCGGAGGGTGGCTCGTCGACGAGGAGTTCGAGACGAGCCTCGCGCCCGACCCGTCCCTCGCCCCCGGCGAAGCACTGCCGAAGACCTACCTGGCCATGGCGCGTGTGATGGACGGCCAGGGCGTAGATCGCAGCTTCGGAAGGCGCCTTTTCGGGCTCCTCCGTGCCCACGGGCTCGAGACCGTCGGAGCCGAAGGGCAGGCCTCGATGTGGTCGTGCCATTCGCCCGGCGCGCCTGTTCTCCGCGCCATCTTCGAGCACCTTCGGGGGGAGATCGTGAGCGGCGGTCATGTGACCAAGGAGGAGTTCGATCGCGACGTCGCTCACTTCAGCGACCACGGGTTCTTCATGCCGTCGCCCCTCCTGTGGACGGCGTGGGGGCGTCGCGCGTAG
- a CDS encoding methyltransferase, with protein sequence MSPRQASDPSATALFHLITSQRITTVIHVAVRLGVPQCLAGGARALPELSRETGADERSLGRLLRALVTLGLCERVDDERFSLTSMGSHLTDGARPSFAHWAILEAQIEARLWERLLDRVRTGRSPDGAAQFFAEMAPGPAKALYEGMVALTELVVPDLLAAWDFSGITRLIDVGGGQGHLLSAILRAYPSMLGTVFDLPRCAEAATRHLAEAGVGDRGDFVAGSFFARVPEGADALILKSVLHDWDDAESLRILDSCRNALPPSGKLLLVEGILPEDPGANPDRCSIALSDLNLLALGGGACERTEEEFRELLRVGGFGMTHVRSAGRYNVIEARVA encoded by the coding sequence ATGTCCCCTCGCCAGGCCTCTGACCCGTCGGCGACAGCGCTCTTCCACCTCATCACTTCCCAGCGCATCACGACCGTCATCCACGTGGCAGTTCGGCTGGGAGTCCCCCAGTGCCTCGCAGGGGGAGCTCGAGCCCTGCCCGAGCTCTCCAGGGAGACCGGGGCCGATGAACGCTCGCTCGGGCGCCTTCTGCGTGCCCTGGTCACCCTCGGGCTCTGTGAACGCGTCGACGACGAGCGCTTTTCCCTCACCTCCATGGGGAGCCATCTGACCGACGGTGCGAGGCCATCCTTCGCGCACTGGGCCATTCTCGAGGCACAAATCGAGGCTCGGCTCTGGGAGCGCCTCTTGGACAGGGTTCGGACGGGTAGGAGCCCCGACGGTGCCGCCCAGTTCTTCGCGGAGATGGCACCGGGGCCCGCAAAGGCTCTCTACGAGGGCATGGTGGCGCTCACGGAACTCGTGGTCCCCGATTTGCTCGCCGCTTGGGATTTTTCAGGCATCACGAGGTTGATCGACGTGGGCGGGGGCCAGGGCCATCTCCTGAGCGCGATCCTCAGGGCCTACCCATCGATGCTCGGGACGGTCTTCGATCTGCCGCGCTGCGCGGAGGCCGCGACGAGGCACCTGGCCGAGGCGGGAGTGGGCGATCGCGGCGACTTCGTCGCGGGAAGCTTCTTCGCGCGCGTCCCGGAGGGCGCCGACGCCCTCATCCTGAAGAGTGTCCTACACGACTGGGATGACGCCGAGAGCCTGAGGATTCTCGACTCCTGCCGCAACGCCCTGCCCCCGAGCGGGAAGCTCTTGCTCGTCGAGGGGATCCTTCCCGAGGACCCCGGGGCCAACCCAGATCGCTGCTCGATCGCCTTGAGCGACCTCAACCTGCTGGCCCTGGGCGGGGGCGCGTGCGAGCGAACCGAGGAAGAGTTCCGCGAACTCTTGCGCGTGGGCGGGTTCGGGATGACTCACGTCCGATCTGCTGGACGCTACAACGTCATCGAGGCGAGGGTCGCCTGA